One window of Halopseudomonas maritima genomic DNA carries:
- a CDS encoding MFS transporter, with protein sequence MIAMPGSRRILNRSFTMPKTKRTPGLSFELAYGVGSIGTAIFVIAPQILLLYFMTEALSIPPGAAGMALLFPKLIELFTDPLIGRWSDRVDTRWGRRRPFMAVGAVLFVIGFIALFSPPDFNHWRSALIWVLLLYTLTTTAYTLFEVPYITMLAEVTEDSKTRTRIAGWRSVFLSVGFLLAGGLAPWVVQSGGGERPAFATMGLLIGLMSFAAMTTTVLGTSNGRVIQRSRQSSGSLLQPLRVPAFAWLWLGFIIQMVSVSVNSSLISFYNKYWLGNEELTVSKIFIGVMTLTVITTIFWTRLARWSGKYRGFYLATTLYALGMALFWFAKDGFWGFWLAIIVLGIANAGQQLFCFAIMPDIVAAERQRSGLAEEGSFTGIWVLGQKLGLGLGAGLAGIGLQLSGFVESSAGELVGQTNSALLAIVMLTSLVPGAICLLSLFPIYKSRQHFTSSAKRTAGTASISE encoded by the coding sequence ATGATCGCCATGCCCGGCAGTCGGCGCATCCTGAACAGGAGCTTCACCATGCCCAAAACTAAGCGCACCCCAGGGCTGAGTTTTGAACTTGCCTATGGCGTGGGCAGTATCGGCACGGCGATATTCGTCATCGCCCCACAGATTCTACTTTTATATTTCATGACAGAAGCGCTGAGCATTCCGCCCGGCGCTGCAGGAATGGCGCTGCTGTTCCCGAAGTTGATCGAGCTTTTCACCGATCCTCTTATCGGTCGCTGGTCCGATCGAGTAGATACGCGCTGGGGGCGGCGCCGACCATTCATGGCCGTGGGCGCAGTGCTGTTCGTAATTGGGTTCATCGCCCTGTTCTCCCCGCCTGATTTCAATCACTGGCGCAGCGCTTTGATCTGGGTACTGCTTCTCTACACCCTCACCACTACAGCCTATACACTCTTCGAAGTGCCCTATATCACCATGCTCGCCGAGGTCACTGAGGACAGCAAAACACGGACCAGAATAGCTGGCTGGCGTAGCGTTTTCCTTTCAGTTGGCTTTCTGCTTGCCGGCGGACTAGCACCTTGGGTAGTTCAAAGTGGTGGTGGTGAACGACCAGCATTCGCCACCATGGGCCTGCTAATCGGGCTCATGTCCTTTGCCGCAATGACCACTACGGTGCTGGGTACCAGCAACGGACGAGTAATCCAGCGTAGTCGGCAAAGCAGCGGCAGCCTGCTGCAGCCATTGCGAGTGCCGGCGTTCGCTTGGCTCTGGTTGGGCTTCATTATCCAGATGGTATCGGTCAGCGTAAATTCCTCACTAATCAGCTTTTACAACAAGTACTGGCTGGGTAACGAGGAACTAACCGTTAGCAAAATCTTTATCGGCGTAATGACCCTGACTGTAATTACTACCATCTTCTGGACCCGGCTGGCCCGCTGGAGCGGCAAGTACCGCGGATTTTACCTAGCCACCACCCTCTATGCGCTCGGAATGGCGCTATTCTGGTTCGCAAAAGACGGTTTCTGGGGATTCTGGCTAGCCATTATCGTCCTAGGTATTGCCAATGCAGGCCAACAACTATTCTGCTTTGCCATCATGCCAGATATTGTCGCGGCCGAACGCCAACGCTCGGGCCTAGCTGAGGAGGGCTCTTTTACCGGCATCTGGGTACTCGGACAGAAACTCGGACTAGGTCTTGGGGCAGGGCTCGCCGGTATTGGACTGCAGCTCAGCGGCTTTGTCGAGTCCAGTGCAGGAGAGCTGGTGGGGCAAACCAACAGTGCCCTGTTGGCCATAGTAATGCTAACGTCTTTAGTACCCGGTGCCATCTGCCTTTTGTCTCTATTTCCCATCTACAAATCCAGGCAACACTTCACCTCAAGCGCGAAACGCACTGCAGGCACGGCTTCAATCTCTGAATAG